DNA sequence from the Pseudoliparis swirei isolate HS2019 ecotype Mariana Trench chromosome 6, NWPU_hadal_v1, whole genome shotgun sequence genome:
CTACTTGGCCTTCCGAGTGTGTCGTCTGGAGCAGCAGATGAGCTTCCTGAGCAGCCAGCAGACGCCCAGAGAGAGGTAACggtctggaggtcaaaggtcaagagacATGTGACCCAGAGAGAGGTAACggtctggaggtcaaaggtcaagagacATGTGGCCCAGAGAGAGGTAACggtctggaggtcaaaggtcaagagacATGTGACCCAGAGAGAGGTAACggtctggaggtcaaaggtcaagagacATGTGACCCAGAGAGGTAACagtctggaggtcaaaggtcaagaaacaAGTGATCCAGATAGAGGTAACAGTCTGGAGGTCGAAGGTCAGAGACAAGTGACCCAGAGAGAGGTAACagtctggaggtcaaaggtttAGGAGACATGTGACCCAGAGAGAGGTAACGcttatgaggtcaaaggtcagagacaAGTGAcccagagagatggaacagTCTGGAGGTCAAAAGTTTAGGAGACATGTGACCCAGAGAGAGGTAACggtctggaggtcaaaggtcaagaaacaAGTGACCCAGAGAGAGGTAACAGTCTGGAGGTCAAAAGTTTAGGAGACATGTGACCCAGAGAGAGGTAACggtctggaggtcaaaggtcaagaaacaAGTGACCCAGAGAGAGGTAACagtctggaggtcaaaggtcagagacaTGTGACCCAGAGAGAGGTAACagtctggaggtcaaaggtttAGGAGACATGTGACCCagagagccaatcagatcaaAAGTGTCCGTTGGAAACCTTTAGAATAACACATGTAAACTTAATGTGTACGTTCTTGTGTCAGGTGTGGGGAGTTGCCCTGCTGGCTGGCCAATCAGAGGACAGGAACCTGACTCCGGGAGCCAATCGgggaaaataagaagaaaaacatgcacTTACATAGACttcccaccagggggcgacagagATGGACGGCCCCAGTGGCTGGACTCTGACCTGGTCGCCATAGAGACGATAGTCACCAGACACTGGGGGCCGACCTTCGACCTCCCGAGTaagaggtcacacagaggtcatgtgaaAGTCAGGAAGGACGACGACGTGCTGTAACATAACGGATGTAGATtattatttgtgtatgtgtgtgtgcgtgtgtgtgtgtatcaggaaCGCACGCTGTGTTACACAtctctccaccagggggcgatggACTTCGTGTTCCTGGTAAAAACTGTAAAAACTATATTATTTCACATTAAATcagaacaaataataataatgttgttggttgttaaattactttatttattgatCTAAAACTTATTCTGAAAACAtgaattattttctttctttcaagatATAATTGTCTGGAAACAACAGTTGAATATAACATCTATATATTCTATagattacatatattattataattatagcgtgtatatattatatctatattatattattagggaggaaggaaggatatgtgtatatatgtgtgtgcgtttggTGTTTCGGGATGTCTTCGTTTTACTTTTTGAAAGAAACTCATGAAACAGAAACAACTTCTGAACTCcagatttatgaataaaaagaaactacattacccatgagcctctgctgctgttgccacggagaagaagaagccagTCAGAGGGGTGAAAGTAACTATTTGAATTCCCTGGAATCGGATCACATGGCCGGAATTGAAGCTCTGTGATgtgaaccaacactaccactttagtccacagggggcgccagaaccaacactaccactttagtccacagggggcatcagaaccatcactacaTGAACGTTCCTGAAAGGGACTTTAAGTTTAAGTAGTAAACTAATGTATATAACTCTGTAGTCCAGCAGTATTTACACATTGTGGTTTTACTACTGAAGAAGACATTGTTTGTTATGAGTTGAATCTTTATTAATCATTAAGAATCCTGAAAGATAAACATATTCACAAGAGAAGCTGCAGTCTGGTTCTGACCAGAGGAGTTCAAGTCTGAGGACGCAGAGTCTAAGGACACAGTCTGAGGTCCTTgtttccttgtgtcctcctgctaGTTGTGAGGAAGGCAGATgactccttgtgtcctcctgctaGCTGTGAGGAAGGCAGATGGCTCCTACCCTTGGAGACTCCTCCATGTCCAGTTGTCTGGAGAACGTCCTCGGGCCCATCGGCTCCCCCCCCACCAGAaacctggccccgccccccccgtcctcctcctcgctggccccgccccccccaccctcctcctcgctggccccacccgccccgcccccctccatgCGGCCAGATGCCGACAGCAGCCGGTGGTCGGAGTGCCCGCTGGCCACCGTGTGGCGCCGCACGACGCCGGACTTCTCCAGGTAGGCCTCGCCCTCCTGCTCCACCAGCGGGGCCAGCGAGGAGGAGTCGGAGGAGTCGGAGGAcggggggggcgtggccagcgaggaggaggagcaggaggcgcgATGCTGCGTCACGGCGACCTCCGGGAGGAAGTGGTGGCGAGGTGCTGAGCGAGGAGGCGGGAGAACACAGCGTCATTAAAGAGGTCAAAAACAGATCTATATATAGAATTACatacatatagttatatatatatatatatataactataaatatGATTAGATATAGAattagaattatatatatatcatatatatgtaattagatataataaatattaaagttatatattaaaGTTACATATTAAAGTTGAATATTAAAGTTGAATATTAAAGTTACATATTCAAGTTGAATATTAAAGTTACATATTAAAGTTACATATTAAAGTTACATATTAAAGTTAAATATTAAAGTTACATATTAAAGTTGAATATTAAAGTTACATATTAAAGTTACATATGAAAGTTACATATGAAAGTTACATATTAAAGTTGAattttaaagttgaatattaAAGTTACATATTAAAGTTAcatattaaagttatatattaaaGTTGAATATTAAAGTTACATATTAAAGTTAAATATTAAAGTTGAATATTAAAGTTACATATTAAAGTTACATATTAAAGTTGAATATTAAAGTTCTATATTGAGGTATTGAACCCACCGAGCAGCAGCTCGTTGCCGTCCTGCACGACGGCGCTGAGGTACGGAGACACGACGACCTCCACCAGGGCCTCCAGCTGGGAGACCTCAGGACTGGGAGCGCCGCACTGGTGGATACCCTGAgagtacatgtacatacacacacacacagagtacatgtacacacacagagtacatgtgcacacacagagtacatgtgcacacacacacacacacagagtacatgtacacatacagagtacacagagagagTACAAAGAGAGTGTatatgtgcaagtgtgtgtgtgtgcgtacctgcagcaccagcagcatcTGAGTGacaggtggagggatggaggctgCAGTTCCCAGTGTTTCCTCCAGGTGGAGTTTCAACAGCACCAGGTCTCTGAAGGCCAACAGGGTCATCTGCCTCACTGTGAGCTCCTGaccctgaaaacacacacaagtacttAATCCAGTGAATTTAAAGTTTCAGTCTGGAAGATCTCGTTCTCTAGATGGGCGGGGCTACGTAACCACGGAGACCACACTGTCACTAACTGCACTCACATGAGAAATATTATCAGAAAATAATGAAATCAAAAGTGTTTGAGCTGCCGGACCACGCTACGCTGTGATTGGTCCGTCTACGCTCGATGGCCAGGACTGAGCCAAGGGTCagttgcaggtgtgtgtgtgtgtgtgtgtctgtgtgtacctgGACCGGGTAGAAGATGGCCTGCAGGGTCGGCAGGATCTCGGTGAAGACCCGGTCCCACATGTTGGCGAGGACTGCAAGCCGGTCGTCACCTACGGGGACACAGCCGGTTACCATggagatacccccccccccctctgggagGAAGTGATCTCATTAAAACGCAATGTTCCTGTTGTTGTTCGGTCAACAACGTGTCGCCGTCTATTGATTCCTGGATCACAGCGGCTTCAAGTAGCAATGCCGTGCAGCAAGGAATCATGGGTAATATGCTGCAAGGAATGATGTACTAATGCATTTTGCCGCATGTAATTCTTATTTAAAGGCggaatgtgttttttgtgctGCAACGTATATAAATACAAGAATGCTTCTTCAgtgctcttattctgaaaggtATGTTTGCTCTTCCTGTTTGTCTCACCGGAGTGAAGGAGGACCTGGTCCAGGACTTCAGACAGACCTCGGGTCAGCAGCTCGTTCTGAAACACACCATAACAGAACCACCTGAccaggtgtacctaataaactggtgcatgtaaagacacacacacacacaaaatgtaataatattatatatatatatatatatacacatacactaccattcaaaagtttgggatcacccagacaattttgtgttttccatgaaaactcacacttttatttatcaaatgagttgcaaaatgtatagaaaaaatagtcaagacattgacaaggttagaaataatgatttgtatttgaagtattaatttttttcttcaaactttactttcgtcaaagaatgctccttttgcagcaattccagcattgcagacctttggcattctagctgttaatttgttgaggtaatctgttgaaatgtcaccccacgcttcctgaagcacctccacaagttggattggcttgatgggcacttcttgcggaccatacggtcaagctgctcccacaacagctcaatggggttgagatctggtgactggccactccattacagacagcaagctgcctgcttcttccctcaagagttcttcacaatgtggaggtgtgctttgggtcattgtcctgttggaggaggaaattggctccaatcaagcgctgcccacagggtatggcatggcgttgcaaaatggagtgatagccttccttatttaaaatcccttttacctggtacaaatctcccacttcaccagcaccaaagcagccccagaccatcacatgacctccaccatgcttgacagatggtgtcaggcactcttccagaatcttttcacctgttctgcgtctcacaaatgttcttctgtgtgatccaaacacctcaaacttggattcatctgtccataacacctttttccaatcttcctctgtccaatgcctgtgttcttttgcccataccaatcttttcttttcattggccagtctcagatatggctttttctttgccactctgcctagaaggccagcatcccggagtcgcctcttcactgtcggcgttgacactggcgttttgcgggtaccatttaaagaagctgccagttgaggacctgtgaggcgtctatttctcaaactagagactctaatgtacttgtcttcttgctgagttgtgcaccggggcctcccacttctctttctgctctggttagagcccgtttgtgctgttctctgaagggaggagtacacaccgctgaaggaaattttcagtttctttgcaatttctcgcatggaatagccttcatttctaagaacaagaatagactggcgagtttcacatgaaagttctttttttctggccattttgagagtcttatcgaacccacaaatgtgatgctccagataatcaactagctcaaaggaaggccagttttatagcttctatctccagcataactgttttcagctgtgctaacataattgcacaaggcttttcaagggttttctaatcatccattagtcttctaaggcgattagcaaacacaatgtaccattagaacactggagtgatagttgatggaaatgggcctctatacacctctggagatatttcattagaaaccagacgtttccacctagaatagtcatttaccacattaacaatgtatagagggtatttctgattgatttaatgttatcttcattgaaaaaaacaatgcttttctttgaaaaataaggacatttctaagtgatcccaaacttttgaacggtagtgtatatatatacacacacatacatatatatatatacataattctaaataaatatatacaaaattattattgtatttatatatatatatacataattctaaataaatatataaaaaattattattattgtatttatatatatatataaatatatagacatacGTGTATTTGTacgtttatttgtatgtgtatttgtTCATGTATTTGTACGTGTATTTGTACGTGTATCTGTAcgtgtatttgtacatttatttgtacGTGTATCTGTACGTGTATTTGTACGTGTATAGGACTCTCAGTCGGTGACTTTCTGACTCTTGATGGTTAAAGCCGACGAAcacggaaacaggaagtggacgctTCGTCTGATGGTGGAGaacaaacaggaaacaggaagtgaagcgtgAGGGTACCTGGAAGTAGTCCGTGATGAAGGAGCCCATCTCCGTCTTAAGGAGCCACCTGCAGCACATCAGTCACATGACTTAGatatatacgtacatatatataaacatgtgtatatatctctGCGTACGTAGACGTCGTGGTCACCTGATGCTCTCGTTCAGCGTGTACAGCTCGTTGGTCTGCAGCGCTCCGCCCTGAAACACTTTGATCACAGCCGACTGAACgctgaggacacacagaggtcagaggtcaacttcTTCTAATCGCATGTTAGTCCTAAATGATCACACAGAGTTCTCCTCATGGAACACCACGAGTAAATAACTTgagcagcctgtgtgtgtgtgtgtgtgcgcgcgcggcCGGCTGCCACCTCCACTTCCTACTGAACATCCTGAGTAGAACAGGAAACGGGTCGCAGAGTTTTCTGCTTCAGAGCTGAAGGGAAACGCTTAAGAATCAGAATCGCAATCCTTCATTCTCCGATAacacaacacaatgtaacacaacacaatgtaacacaatgtaacacaacgtaacacaatacaatgtaacacaacacaatgtaacacaacgtaacacaacacaatgtaacacaacgtaacacaacacaacgtaacacaatacaatgtaacacaacacaatgtaacacaacgtaacacaatacaatgtaacacaacacaatgtaacacaacacaatgcaacacaacacaatgtaacaacacaatgtaacacaacacaatgtaacacaacgtaacacaatacaa
Encoded proteins:
- the LOC130195319 gene encoding proline-rich protein 5-like isoform X1, encoding MMGSFRRPRARFMSSPVLSDLARFHASSPSLKNTRVWNSVQSAVIKVFQGGALQTNELYTLNESIRWLLKTEMGSFITDYFQNELLTRGLSEVLDQVLLHSGDDRLAVLANMWDRVFTEILPTLQAIFYPVQGQELTVRQMTLLAFRDLVLLKLHLEETLGTAASIPPPVTQMLLVLQGIHQCGAPSPEVSQLEALVEVVVSPYLSAVVQDGNELLLAPRHHFLPEVAVTQHRASCSSSSLATPPPSSDSSDSSSLAPLVEQEGEAYLEKSGVVRRHTVASGHSDHRLLSASGRMEGGGAGGASEEEGGGGGASEEEDGGGGARFLVGGEPMGPRTFSRQLDMEESPRVGAICLPHS